The segment GGAATCTTACTTAAAATTCTATATCCCTTTGGTGATACTCCTTCATCAAGTGCATTTAAACCACCTTCATAACCTAAAACTCTAGCTATATTGGTTAAATCAAGTAGATCTTCCTGAGATAGCTTTCTAAGTTTTTTCACCACATCATCATAATTTGTATCCTCTTTTTGTACATAATAATCTCTAACTACGTTCTTTCCATCCTCTTCTACATTACCTGTCAATTCATCCAACTGCATACTTATTAATCTACCTTCATTTCCTAATTCAAGTATATACTTCTCTATCTCTTTAACTATTCTCATAACCATTTCTGTTCTTTGTAAAACTGTTACAACATCATATACCGTTACTAAGTCTTCAAATTCTAATGCACTTAAATTGGTCATAGCTTGGTCAAGAACCGACTTATATTTCTCTAACGTCTGTATTGCTTGATTTGCTTTAGATAAAATCTCACTTACATCCTTTATTACGTATTTAGAATAACCTTTGTAAAGTGTTATTATATTTCTTCTCTGGGATATAGATATTACTAACTCTCCTGTCTGTTTTGCAACTCTTTCCGCTGTCCTATGCCTTATTCCCGTCTCTGCAGATGTGACAATAGGGTCTGGCACTAGCTGTGTATTAGCATAAAGTATTCTCTTGGAATCATGATTTAAAATGATTGCTCCATCCATCTTAGCTAACTCATATAAGTATGCAGGCGAAAACTCACTGTTTATATGAAACCCACCATCTACTATATTCATAACTTCTTCACTATCTCCTACTACTATCAATGCACCTGTTTTCGCTCTAACTATATTTTCTAGACCTTCTCTTAAAGGGGTTCCAGGAGCTACAATTTTAATTGATTCATAAATATCGTCATTTTTTATATCTTGTTCTCTCATATTTTTAGCTACCCTCCTAAAACTAAATCTAAGGCTTCGTTTATATTGGCAACACCAATTACTTTCATTCCAAACTCTTGATTTAGACCTTTTAAATTTCCCCTTGGTATTATCGCTGTTTCAAATCCCAATTTTGATGCTTCTGTTATCCTCTTTTCTATGAAGCTAATAGTTCTTAATTCACCTGTCAAGCCAATTTCCCCCATAACCACAGTTTTAGAGTCTATCTCTACTTCTTTAAAACTTGATGCTATAGCACATGCTATTCCTAAATCTGCTGCAGGCTCTTTTATTTGTATTCCGCCTGTAACATTCACGTACGTATCTACATTTTGTAGTTGTAATCCTGCCTTTTTTTCCAAAACTGCCATTAATAAAACTACTCTATTGTAATCTATACCCGTTGCTACTCTTCTAGGCATTCCAAAGGCAGTATAGCTTACAAGGGCTTGTATTTCTATGAGCATAGGTCTTGTCCCTTCAATACTTGATACTACAACATTACCTGAAGCATTCATTGGTCTTCCTGATAAA is part of the Caldisalinibacter kiritimatiensis genome and harbors:
- the disA gene encoding DNA integrity scanning diadenylate cyclase DisA; this translates as MREQDIKNDDIYESIKIVAPGTPLREGLENIVRAKTGALIVVGDSEEVMNIVDGGFHINSEFSPAYLYELAKMDGAIILNHDSKRILYANTQLVPDPIVTSAETGIRHRTAERVAKQTGELVISISQRRNIITLYKGYSKYVIKDVSEILSKANQAIQTLEKYKSVLDQAMTNLSALEFEDLVTVYDVVTVLQRTEMVMRIVKEIEKYILELGNEGRLISMQLDELTGNVEEDGKNVVRDYYVQKEDTNYDDVVKKLRKLSQEDLLDLTNIARVLGYEGGLNALDEGVSPKGYRILSKIPRLPLNVLENVIDMFGSLQEILKASISDLDAVEGIGEIRARSIKEGLRRFQEQSLLDRHI